Below is a window of Danio rerio strain Tuebingen ecotype United States chromosome 11, GRCz12tu, whole genome shotgun sequence DNA.
ACTGGGCATTTACGGTGATACAGCGTACAAACACGGTTTAAGActctctttttgtttgttttcttgttttcagaTGCAGTTCATGCTGCTTTTTAGCAGGCAGGGAAAGCTGCGGCTTCAGAAATGGTACGTGCCGTTGTCTGACACACAGAAGAAGAAAATCTCCCGTGAGGTCATTCAGATGGTGCTGGCACGCAAACCTAAAATGTGCAGCTTCCTGGAATGGAGGGATTTGAAGATCGTCTATAAAAGGTTGGCAAACGACCTGCATCGCATGGAGGAAACTACAGATACATTGTATTTGGCATTTTCCATGAATTCGGTAGACTTGGGTGTTCACTGATTATTTCAAACGCATTACAGGCACTGACGTTACGCTGTTTTTGTGTTGTGatatatactatttatatttGATAAACTATTAAATGAGATGAAGTTGTCTTTGCAAGACAAGGGGCAAGTTTTTAACACCTTAAATGTAAGTAGGACCCCTTTGAAGCGGTAAACATGGTCCGCCCCAACTTAGGGAGTCTGACCTTCTCTCAACTGTATTCAGCAATTCAAATGACAAGAATGTGATGTTGACATATAATTAGTTAACGTAAGTAAATACATATTTACTGTGTATGATTATTATATTTACTTTACTTTGTAACGATAGTTTAAAATACATtgaatttgatttaattaaaaaacatctACCAACCCAACCAGCAATGAGGAGAATCACAACCATTACAAACCTTAGATTTGTAAACGTATTTGAAGATTGCAGAAAGTAAAAAAAGGCACAATTGTAAATGGAATtgttgtgatttaaaaaatatacaatatgaCTATAAATGatcaattccagcattatggatgtaacatttgcagtaaaaaaaactcaaaacataaatttacataGAAAGTATGTTACATTAtccgtttatattttccagaaccaCTAACTAGAGTTAATCTATCAGAAAAtacaaatcagaaaaaaattttctgtaaacatgttttgttcctttaaatgaggaaaataagcatgcgttatagatgtgaccaaaaaagtattCCAGCCTGTTATAAGGAGTGgttctttttctcaaaatgtggaccttCTTTGCAGTTACTCAACCCATTTACAATGTATGAgatttaaaaactgtattttagtgacaattaaagcactatttttagctggatttgcCTATTAGATCATCATCATAACGAAACatttaatgtaccaaaatatttcctaaagatttagaataaagaaaatgaataaatacttattttaaaatacaaatttattacatcataaatcattagagaaaaaaaataggaatctgcttaagttttaaattaaaaaactgccTTAGCCAACAAAATGGCCAGAACATTCAACTAtcttcagtcagaatttggctatttgaatattaaaaaattaaaacataataataataaaagcttcacaatttttctagcctctcctgtaaaaaaaagtacatttgatttgattgaaaatTCAAGGATAACAAAAATAGCCATATTAGTTTTTCAAATTAATTTGAACATAGCAttttgcttggtcttaaagccttttttaatggattaatttcactatttatgatggcatagcagtcaaaataagacacatgagctcatgtatggaacaaattttggacctttgttattgaggggtgggtctttcgaaccaccgaaccccccctggctacgggcctggtaTGCAAGTTTGCAGTTTACAACATGTTTtttagaaattctgtgaattaaactgcacaacccaaaaacAATAATGCTattcaaaaggataagagttggctctctatagaacaaacatgattgattttattttattgaatatttttgcatttatgcggtaaaagctttgttatggatgtgagaTCCTTTctattatggatgtgaccaatgTGAAATCGTCATTactgtgactttggtaaatcaaataaaattgtttaaaaacatggACAGAGAAAGTTTTGAGTATTTCGAAAAagctgtaaaatacttgcttacacacacaaaaaacaacaaatggtttcagtattttggtgaaaacttacattttgtcatggcaaggttgacaatTGCATGGAATTGCTTAAATATAACAACATTGTTAAGTCATTCCAAAGCATTTACAGCATTATAAGCAATCTAGACATTAAATCTCAATGTAGATCTGTCTGTAATGATTTCTACATTATTTTGGAGCAAATAAATTAGATATTTGACTCTTAAATCCTGACTATTCTGAAGTTTATATGTGGAAAGTGTAATTTCATGTAAAGCCTGAGAATGGTTGAGttgaaaaaagtaaaagtaaaatttttaCTGTCAACTCCTAACTTTGTTTATTGGATTGCCCAATACTAATTGGATTACAGTGTATAAGAAAGCAACAGCCACATTGTAACGTTATTTAAATGTTATCAAGAAAGTGGAAAAGAATATCTTTTCAGAACAACACTATCTTCTTTCTGATGGTGTGTAAGTGACAGATTTGCACTGCGGTCAGATTAAAAGAGGAACAGAAAAAAGGCTTTTTGATTTCGTTGTACAGTAAGTTAAGCTTTATTTCACATTTCAGATATGCCAGCCTGTACTTTTGCTGTGCTGTGGAGGACCAGGAAAATGAGTTGATAACTCTGGAGATCATCCACCGATACGTGGAGCTGCTGGACAAGTATTTTGGCAGTGTGAGTTTTTTGCTAATATTTGCTATTCAGACTCGAGCAGCTGGTGTTTATCAGATGTTAAATGAgcagttcaccctaaaatcacatcatttattcatccttgtTTTGTTTCAAACTCCAAAACCATAAGGGCTTTAAATAAAACCATCCATATGGCTATATTCCAAACTTTCTGAAGCCAGATATTAGCCTTGTTTGATGAACAGAAGGAAATTTGAGCTAGGCAATCTGTTCTAAATAACTTCAATGTGTTTTGAATAACATAGACTTAGACATCATTTCAAAGATGTGAAAATAAATTCTTACAATAGTATtagtaaaaaagctaaatattacaatacaacacaatacaacacaacacaaaacaattttaacCTTTTCATGTCCGAATAGGAATTCTTGGAATATCTAGGAATTTAGTCCGACTCATACTAATCTACATTAAGCCATAATCACAACAATAATCCTCAAATAACTCCATCATTGTCATCTCATTCTTATCTTATACACTCTTTCACACATGTATATCAACTGTTATTGTAGAAACGCCAGTCAAATCTGTTCTTTTTCCATATCCGTTCTGAAAACCATATGTTTATATTGCTTTTTGAACAAAGTCAAACTCGGTCATTGCTTGTGCTCTAGTCTGTTCCACAGAttcactccacacagaaatacaaaaatgaaaagaTGATGTTTACACTCTCTCCTAAAATCACTCCTTTCCTCCTCATTAATAAACCATTTTGAATATTAACAGGAAGCAAATTATTCTTTGCTTTTATACTTTATTTCTGCTGTTTGAAAATGaaactaataaatatattttattatctttGATTAAAGAAATCTCCATAGCCAATTTTATAAATCTGTATTGCTCTTTTTTTCAGCATCGATAATGATGATAATCTACATTTATATATGTTGCCCTAAACCTCTGAGCAATAATTGAAATCTGCTAATATTATTGCACTATAAATTATGTGGAGTGATTTGTGGTTCCTTTATTCAAAACAGAGACACTTTAGTTTATTATGTACGGGATTTATGTGAgattttcaacttaatttattatttattatcaccccacaaatgtatttttctttattctttttacaTCCATAGAATCGCCATCAAACTCTTTCGATATCTATACCATTTCTTTTGTATATGAACTAGAATACTCTTAAAATTTTTGCTAAACaccatacattttgttttattacatataatgataatttattttggtggcgaggtggctcagtggttatcactgtagactcacagccagaaggttgctggtttaagtcccagctgggcccgttggcatttctgtgtggagtttgcaagttctcatcgtgttcgcgtgggtatcctccgggtattccggtttcccccaaagtccaaagacgtggtaaatgggaattggatgaactaaattggcaggATCGTATAAgggcatgtatgtatgtatgggtgtttcccagaaaaaaaaattattgaacgAATGATAATTCTATCAAACCACTTTTTTTAGTTTGCTTATTTCAAAATTAATAGTCTCTGATAACTTTTAAATTTCCCCAAGAACAGAACAATATTTGTCATCTgcaattaaaataacattactatttttgacatattactaatataaattataaaaagtaaaaataaatttggATCGAGTACTGACCCCTCTGAAATACTGCAAGTGATGCTCAAGCATGTAGATGATTATTCTCCCAACTCACTCACGGTAGATTCTTAAGaggcatcagcgtcaacgcttgatgGAGGGCCTGTCGGAAGTTGGGGCAGATGCAATCGTCTTATTTGCATAAATCGATCTagggtgcatttccgaaaaccatcgttagctagCTAAGGCTGCAAGTTCCATCGCTACAGacatttgccgtttcccaaatccattgctccaatgaacattcgcaaactgcgtggcaaacttgtatgcttgcaactacacctctagagctgtaatTAGAAGCATAGTTTCTGCTTGTGTTCTATTCCCTGTTATAACCCCTAGGCCCTattaatttagaacattctatAAATTAATCTTGCAATGattaaaaaaagtacaataaagtCATCTCTTTTAAGTGTAAtatgctttcaaagtatttttacagttcagtttttagcaatcttcatgtttacaattgcgctcccttcgtaaagcactttaaaaacatttatgccatttcaAACTCAGCTGTGGCTAATTATGAAAGCTATAGGTGCCcttttatttaaaagtggaatttaggctgttacgtctccaaagcttgtgaaacaatatacatacatacatacatacatacatacatataaagtcagaattattagccccctttgaatattttcctaatgattttaaacagagcaaggaatttttcacagtatgtctgataatgttttttcttttggagaaagtcatattttgttttattttggctaaaaaaaaaagcagttttgaattttttaaacaccattttaaggactaatatattagcccatttaagctgtcttgaaagtgtcttgaaaaaatatctagtaaaatattatttactgtcatcatgacaaagataaaataaatcagttattagagatgagttgttaaaactattatgtttagaaatgtgttgaaaaaatctctctgtttaactgaaattggggaaattaatattattattattattaagtaggattttttatttcttaataaataggcTACTGTAAATTAGGCTTACAACCATTAACGATTTATATGATTtctatatgagattagaatatgaGTTAGCTAAGTGATtttatatggaatattctcaataatatctgTAAAGGAAACATGTATAAGTCCTATAtgtgtcatttacatatatttcaattaatatgaaaTATGGGGaaaaagtgcatgtttttacaaaaactaatggaatttttaaaaatagtgtatgcatttaaaacaattttttgcaCAAAGTTATGGGGTTTTTCTTAGTAGTTACTCTACCCCGTTTAAAGCATCGTTATGGGCGTTTTGCAGTATAACTTAACATGGGTCAAACGatagatctgtgacagagaaactacggttttgggaaacactcgtcccTGCATCGTTctatgcatcatactatgatagttaaGCTACAAGTTAtgccgttgtttgggaaacgcacccatgattggctgacgcttccaaaGCGCttaaagttgagaaattcccaaccTCTGCAGCGAGCGCAAATCCATAATTCAGTTCGGCAATgtttgacgtcacccattcaaagtgaatgggaagcattgacgctgatgCCCCATGTGAATCACTCACTATCAGATTAGTCttgattaatcaggggtcaccacagcagaatgaactactaattactttggcatatgttttatgcagtgagtGCCctgccagccacaacccagtgctgggaaacacctatagaccattttaagggatgtaaacaaaaacaatgttcccaatgtatttcctgattgacatttttaatttctatagcttagagagaatccaaaaagagccacatattgataaataatgttatgatagctgttctAACATAAGGTTATGAATAAATCTtgctacagttatgaaatagtttgataacaagcaggaaatgttcatgagccaatgacatgaccacattgaagtctatacactctcattcacacacattcattcaccatggccacttaattaggttttacccaattcatctatgccacgtctttggactgtggcggaaactggagcacccagagagaACCCACTGGAACATGGGGAGAACTCACAATCCAGTAGTAAACCCAATATTACTTCAAATTCTAGACATAGTAGCTAATGACCAATAGATCCTTTGAAAAAACTCTTGCGAGTGCTCATTGTGATGCTTTTTGTGTTTGAACACTAGGTGTGTGAGCTGGACATTATCTTCAACTTTGAGAAAGCCTATTACATTCTGGATGAGTTTATACTGGGCGGTGAAGCCCAAGAGACATCGAAGAAGAACGTTCTAAAGGCCATAGAGCAAGCGGACATGCTGCAGGAGGTGAGAAACACAGACACTGCTTGTTCTGAATCTTGGATTTATTTAGTGAAGATATAAACTAAAATCTGATTCTCATCTTTAACAGGAAGCCGAGACACCACGTAGTGTTCTGGAGGAGATTGGACTGACATAAATGTCGAGAGCACATCCTACTCCAAACGCATCTTACTGTCTTTTTTTCTGTGGGCATTTTCTCCAAGTCTGTATTTTAGGTTAGCTTGCAGGCTAAAGTAGTGTTTAACATAATCAACACTTCCAGCATTACCCATATAGACTCTTGTATTTCTACTGCCAAACATCTGAGGGAATCGAGCACATGGAAATATTAATCTCAGTAGTTATGCAAATTCCCCATAGCGTTCGACTGTTTGGATTAGAATGCGTGTAGCAAAGGTTAGCGTTAGCATTAGCATCCCCACAACTTTCCATCTTCTCTGATTTCAAACATTACCTCTCACCTTCAGCTGCCTTAAAACACTCATCTCCAGCTCACACTGTAACTTATGCAACTCTCTGTAGTTCCAAGTCAGCAGTTCTATACTGAGATTTGCTGAAGTGTTACGGACCAAACCATTTATTTCGCTTCAAAGGGGAACCATAGATAATGTAAGCTGAACACTTAGACTTTTAAGGGATAAATTGTATTAACTAAGGCACAAGTAAACACAACAGTATTAGTAAATTCTTGACCAAAAACACTGTAATAATTTATTCCTGTAAACATAATTGGTATTTgccttttaaagagatagttcacccaaaaatgaaaattttcttatCCTCCAttttgttccaaacatgtttgaatttcttcttaaacacaaatgaagatattttgaagaaagccttCGACTTGGTATTTGTTTCTCCTATTATGAgagtcaatagttacaggctttttagcattcttcagaatatctctatttgtgttcaacagattaaagaaactcataaaggtttggaagcacttgaggatggataaactgaataaattttcatttctggggTGATCTATGCCCTTTGAACCACTGTTTTATTTTCAATGCCAAAGAATCTTCTCCACCATCTTCATGCCTTTTTCccttaaattcatctttattttgtttgactTTGATTCTCTGACGTCCTGTTGAGGACACGTGTCTTTTGAAGCTCtatataaacaagaataaaagtcAGATGATTGCAGCATGTTGTCCAAATCTTTGGCAATATCTTACTAATaaagaatataattaaatatgcagACTAGTTATTCTTTGCTTCAGCATGAAATGAAACGTCACTGTTTTGTAAAtgcatcttaaagggatagttcactcaaagatATAATGAAGTagttctaaacttttattgattttatttctgtaaaaaataaacaagataaGGGGTGGCAGTCATTAGCTTTGTTTCCATCTAACAATGCGAATTAAATGTGTGCACAAAACTGAAATATCGCAAGAAAGATGTGCAAAATAACCTAGAGAAtagtgtttccatccaacgagtcaaacagaacaaaatcgtcacttcctaattaactggccaaatatcaaaagtaaactAAATTGATTTTgcagctgcgtgaatcttttctttatttaataactgACTTGTGCCTCAGGAGACAGTATGTCGACACGGAATGAGTGCGTAGCGGTGTTTGATGGTGTGAGACACtgtcagatgttttacaatgtgctcagtctgctggtttgtcacCTGATTGTCTCATAAGAAaaccacatgacttttttaatgctcatactgtaatttgtttggtaaaagtgttttcattgtagtttatacacattttttcttttaaattattcttttaggatttatttttaaatgtgggtaggatagtggaggttacagacaggaaagtattgggagcaaaggacctcgagccaagAATCAAAATtgccgtgagcaccatggtgctatttATCAGcgcatttatatttttttatgcccATATCAGAAATGCGCATTTTTattcttcactttcaccaattggtagtttttttttctcaccgcTGTTGCCTCTGGCTTGCATAGTTTGGGATTTGTAGAACTgcgcatcgatagatttgcttttcagtgtttggactctcagcagtgaatactaaaccacactgaactgaactgaaactgtttcaaatcactataatcttctgtgaagctgctttgacaatctacattgtgaaagcgctataaaaataaagatgaattgatctGAATCAATGGTAGGAAcacaaaatactatggaagccagTGGCtgttttacaacattcttcaatttatcttcaaaagaaactcaaataggtatGAAACATTGGACGGgtgacattatttttgtttttgagtgaatTGCCCCTTTAATGAATTTGAGCTCACATTAAAATGTTTTCCTGTCCCTATcctacatttttatttctttacaaaaatatgttttactcTGACGCACACAGATGAGCCGAAACATCACATACGCTGAAGAGTGAACTCTGCAGGACCCCTGAAGGTGTCCTGTGATATCTGGCTTCAAGTATTGGCAGAACACCCTATCGTTCTGTAGATCATAATGTGGATTTATTCTGGATCtaacttgttcattcattcatttccttttcggcttggtacctttattaatcaggggttgccactgtgaaatgaaccgccaacttatctagcatatgttttacacggcagATGCCCATTCAACTGCAAGCCATcacggggaaacacccatacactctctttcacacacatacactatggaaaatgtagcttattcaattcaccaatagcgtatgtctttggactgtgggggaaactggagcacccggaggaaacccacaccaacacaacatgtaaactccacacagaaattccaactgactcagcagaggcttgaaccagtgaccatcttgttGTGGGGCAActgcgctacccactgcaccacctggATCTAACTTGTTGACCTGCAAACCTCACAGATGTTCAACTGGATTGAAATCTGGAGAATTTGGAGAGCTTGAATGTATTCTATAAAGCAAGTTAATTTACTTACACATTATCCAACGACATGGTGGCTttgtgattagcactgtcacctcacagtaagatcactggttcgagtaccGGCTGGACCACTTGGCATTTCTCTGTAAAGACTGCATGTTGTGATTGTGTGCGTTTCCTGCAGGtcgctccggtttccctcacagtccaaagacatgcgctataggggaattgcataaactaaaattggccgtagtgtaggagtatgtgtgtgaatgggtgtttcccagtactcagttgtggctggaaggacatctgctgctaaaaacatatgctggaacagttcaTTCTGATGTtgtgaccccggataaataaggaactaaaccaaaggaaaatgaatgaatggataaataatgTTGAATTCTGGGTTGATTAACCCTAAACCTGCTTACACAAAGTATGATAGATCCAAAAGCAGTCTTAGGAATAATTCAGTCAACTCTGAGTATGTTAGCCCTGAACACAAAAGACTTTCCATATACCGAATAATATCATAAATCCCCATTGAAATACATGTCAAAAAGTAAAGTGCCACACCTCTTCTTCTTTTAAATGGCGTGTTATTACTAGGGCTTATCTGCCATATTAGAATTATCTTGAAGCCTTGATCTTAAAtcatttcaaaaaaagttttttttttttttattgggaaCAAGATGCTAACTACACATGCCAAAAATGGCTGGTCTACCATTTGTTTAAAggtgatttatatttatataaaaaattacaaaagcaatatatttaatcaaaaaatgGTTAACACTTTACATGAAGGGATGTTCATTagacctttataatcatgacatgacttGTCAttaatgtgaatgagattttatgcctGCTTATGACAGTTGTAATTATGTTACATGCTATGG
It encodes the following:
- the ap1s2 gene encoding AP-1 complex subunit sigma-2; its protein translation is MQFMLLFSRQGKLRLQKWYVPLSDTQKKKISREVIQMVLARKPKMCSFLEWRDLKIVYKRYASLYFCCAVEDQENELITLEIIHRYVELLDKYFGSVCELDIIFNFEKAYYILDEFILGGEAQETSKKNVLKAIEQADMLQEEAETPRSVLEEIGLT